The Parambassis ranga chromosome 19, fParRan2.1, whole genome shotgun sequence genome contains a region encoding:
- the ppp6r3 gene encoding serine/threonine-protein phosphatase 6 regulatory subunit 3 isoform X3, with protein sequence MFWKFDLHTTSHIDTLLEKDDVTLNEVMDEDDVLQECKAQNHKLVDFLLRPQCIEDLVTFITQEPSTDVEEKVKYKYPNISCELLTSDVSQINDRLGEDEKLLMKLYGFLQNEPPLNPLLASFFSKVLSILIGRKPEQIVDFLRKQDDFVDLMIKHIGTSAIMDLLLRMLTCIEPQQLRQDVLIWLNEEKVIQRLVDMVQSSQDEDRHSNASQSLCEIIRLSRDQMFQVQGCSETDPLLATLEKRETVEQLLSNIFDREKNDSAIVSVIQILLTLFETRRPAFEGHMECPPGMSHPSFSVNHSILEAVRPRLKDFHQLLLEPPKKNVMKTTWGVLDPPVGNTRLNVVRLVASLLQSNTHSINTELINLNTLGVILDMYFKYIWNNFLHIQVEICTAMILAMPPAPTDFQPDTEQEHARESILIKHLFQKCRFIQRILDAWSSNEKEQAEGGRRRGYMGHLTRIANSIVHNCDKGPNGLQIQQLLSELPAEDREKWEAFIAGQLADTNKRNTVDLVNTHHIHSSSDDEVDFKDSGFHQDSSLQQFGFNDEEFADQDDVVDIPFDRISDISFSLNTNESANIALFEARCKEKIQQFEDAGSDEEDIWDEKDVTFAPEAQRRPRSSGSTDSEESTDSEEEDAKRDPFETSNPSTDDRMEVDTGPVWTANFDDIPMDTGMSTALAPSPNNAMSSPLSSSSSSTEGVPEAAWRTSPAATSNPETGWADFSSFSPVSTKDPLRCNSPIAMETSIETMDPLGVNAPIQPEDCDGWLGTGVASPSTTSPKDSGRSKAEDMTCSEQRSITETVINGSMKETVSLTVDAKTETAVFKSDEEKIASPEKYSVLECVDSERTGINTSATACCPQTGEKCQSTVELPNGPLEEMSSIEEAKQEQTAVLEPTVNGPA encoded by the exons ATGTTTTGGAAATTTGACCTCCACACCACATCCCACATTGACACACTGCTAGAGAAGGACGATGTGACACTTAATGAGGTTATGGATGAGGATGACGTCCTGCAGGAGTGCAAGGCTCAGAACCACAAATTGGTCGACTTCCTGCTGAGACCGCAGTGCATCGAGGATCTGGTGACCTTCATTACACAGGAACCCAGTACCGATGTTGAAGAGAAGGTTAAATACAA GTACCCCAACATATCATGTGAGCTGCTTACATCAGATGTGAGCCAGATCAATGACAGATTGGGAGAAGATGAAAAACTGCTGATGAAACTTTATGGTTTCCTGCAGAATGAGCCACCTCTGAACCCGCTCTTAGCTAGCTTCTTCTCCAAAGTCCTGTCTATTCTTATCGGGCGCAAGCCTGAACAG ATTGTGGACTTTCTGCGGAAACAGGATGACTTTGTAGATTTGATGATCAAACACATTGGGACATCTGCCATCATGGACCTTTTGCTCAGAATGCTCACCTGCATTGAACCACAGCAGCTAAGACAAGATGTTCTCATT TGGCTGAATGAGGAGAAGGTCATTCAGAGACTGGTAGATATGGTTCAGTCCTCTCAAGATGAAGAT AGACACTCCAATGCCTCCCAGTCACTGTGTGAAATAATCAGACTGAGCAGAGACCAGATGTTCCAGGTACAGGGCTGCTCGGAGACTGACCCACTTCTGGCCACACTTGAAaa GCGGGAGACTGTGGAGCAGCTTCTGTCTAATATCTTTGACAGGGAGAAAAATGACTCTGCAATTGTCAGTGTTATCCAGATCCTACTGACCTTGTTTGAGACAAGGAGACCAGC GTTTGAAGGTCATATGGAGTGCCCTCCTGGGATGTCCCACCCTTCATTCTCAGTCAATCACAGCATTCTGGAAGCTGTGAGACCACGACTAAAAGATTTTCACCAGCTGCTACTCGAACCCCCAAAG AAGAATGTGATGAAGACAACATGGGGGGTGCTGGACCCGCCAGTGGGTAACACCAGGCTCAATGTTGTCAGACTAGTTGCTAGTCTGTtgcagagcaacacacacagcattaacACAGAACTCATAAACCTCAACACACTGGGAGTCATACTA GATATGTATTTCAAATACATCTGGAACAACTTCCTCCACATTCAGGTGGAAATCTGCACAGCTATGATTCTGGCTATGCCACCTGCTCCCACAGACTTTCAGCCAGACACTGAACAGGAACATGCAAGAGAAAGCATCCTTATCAAACAT CTGTTTCAAAAGTGCCGGTTTATTCAGAGAATCTTAGATGCCTGGAGCTCCAATGAGAAAGAACA GGCAGAAGGTGGTCGGCGGCGAGGATACATGGGTCACCTCACCCGAATAGCAAACTCTATAGTACATAACTGTGACAAAGGCCCTAATGGACTACAGATACAACAGCTCCTCTCTG AGCTTCCTGCAGAGGATAGAGAGAAATGGGAAGCATTTATTGCTGGACAGTTGgctgacacaaacaaaagaaacactgtTGACTTG GTGAATACACACCACATCCACTCTTCCAGTGATGATGAGGTGGACTTTAAAGACAGTGGCTTTCACCAGGACTCCTCTCTTCAACAA TTCGGCTTCAATGATGAAGAGTTTGCTGATCAGGACGATGTGGTGGA TATTCCCTTTGATAGAATATCAGACATCAGTTTTTCACTGAATACAAATGAGAGT GCAAACATAGCTTTGTTTGAGGCACGCTGTAAGGAGAAAATTCAGCAGTTTGAAGATGCTGGCTCAGATGAGGAGGACATCTGGGATGAAAAAGATGTTACCTTTGCACCAGAGGCCCAGAGACGTCCAAG GAGTTCAGGCAGCACAGACAGTGAGGAGAGCACTGActcggaggaggaggacgcaaaAAGAGATCCATTTGAAACTTCTAACCCCAGCACTGATGACAGAATGGAGGTTGACACAG GGCCAGTGTGGACAGCCAACTTTGATGACATCCCAATGGACACGGGTATGTCTACAGCTCTGGCCCCCAGCCCAAACAATGCTATGTCCTCTCCTttgtcctcttcatcctcttccacTGAAGGCGTCCCAGAGGCAGCATGGAGGACCTCTCCTGCTGCTACCTCCAACCCTGAAACAGGCTGGGCTGATTTCTCTAGCTTTAGCCCGGTCAG CACCAAAGACCCCTTGAGGTGCAACTCTCccattgccatggaaaccagcatAGAAACAATGGACCCTCTGGGGGTCAATGCCCCCATACAACCTGAAG ACTGTGATGGTTGGTTGGGCACTGGTGTGGCTTCTCCCTCCACCACCTCTCCCAAGGATTCTGGGCGATCTAAAGCAGAGGACATGACCTGCTCTGAGCAGCGCAGCATCACGGAGACAGTCATCAATGGTTCCATGAAAGAAACTGTCAGTCTAACAGTTGATGCCAAGACTGAGACTGCTGTTTTTAAGAG
- the ppp6r3 gene encoding serine/threonine-protein phosphatase 6 regulatory subunit 3 isoform X2: protein MFWKFDLHTTSHIDTLLEKDDVTLNEVMDEDDVLQECKAQNHKLVDFLLRPQCIEDLVTFITQEPSTDVEEKVKYKYPNISCELLTSDVSQINDRLGEDEKLLMKLYGFLQNEPPLNPLLASFFSKVLSILIGRKPEQIVDFLRKQDDFVDLMIKHIGTSAIMDLLLRMLTCIEPQQLRQDVLIWLNEEKVIQRLVDMVQSSQDEDRHSNASQSLCEIIRLSRDQMFQVQGCSETDPLLATLEKRETVEQLLSNIFDREKNDSAIVSVIQILLTLFETRRPAFEGHMECPPGMSHPSFSVNHSILEAVRPRLKDFHQLLLEPPKNVMKTTWGVLDPPVGNTRLNVVRLVASLLQSNTHSINTELINLNTLGVILDMYFKYIWNNFLHIQVEICTAMILAMPPAPTDFQPDTEQEHARESILIKHLFQKCRFIQRILDAWSSNEKEQAEGGRRRGYMGHLTRIANSIVHNCDKGPNGLQIQQLLSELPAEDREKWEAFIAGQLADTNKRNTVDLVNTHHIHSSSDDEVDFKDSGFHQDSSLQQAFSDYQMQQMTSNFIEQFGFNDEEFADQDDVVDIPFDRISDISFSLNTNESANIALFEARCKEKIQQFEDAGSDEEDIWDEKDVTFAPEAQRRPRSSGSTDSEESTDSEEEDAKRDPFETSNPSTDDRMEVDTGPVWTANFDDIPMDTGMSTALAPSPNNAMSSPLSSSSSSTEGVPEAAWRTSPAATSNPETGWADFSSFSPVSTKDPLRCNSPIAMETSIETMDPLGVNAPIQPEDCDGWLGTGVASPSTTSPKDSGRSKAEDMTCSEQRSITETVINGSMKETVSLTVDAKTETAVFKSDEEKIASPEKYSVLECVDSERTGINTSATACCPQTGEKCQSTVELPNGPLEEMSSIEEAKQEQTAVLEPTVNGPA, encoded by the exons ATGTTTTGGAAATTTGACCTCCACACCACATCCCACATTGACACACTGCTAGAGAAGGACGATGTGACACTTAATGAGGTTATGGATGAGGATGACGTCCTGCAGGAGTGCAAGGCTCAGAACCACAAATTGGTCGACTTCCTGCTGAGACCGCAGTGCATCGAGGATCTGGTGACCTTCATTACACAGGAACCCAGTACCGATGTTGAAGAGAAGGTTAAATACAA GTACCCCAACATATCATGTGAGCTGCTTACATCAGATGTGAGCCAGATCAATGACAGATTGGGAGAAGATGAAAAACTGCTGATGAAACTTTATGGTTTCCTGCAGAATGAGCCACCTCTGAACCCGCTCTTAGCTAGCTTCTTCTCCAAAGTCCTGTCTATTCTTATCGGGCGCAAGCCTGAACAG ATTGTGGACTTTCTGCGGAAACAGGATGACTTTGTAGATTTGATGATCAAACACATTGGGACATCTGCCATCATGGACCTTTTGCTCAGAATGCTCACCTGCATTGAACCACAGCAGCTAAGACAAGATGTTCTCATT TGGCTGAATGAGGAGAAGGTCATTCAGAGACTGGTAGATATGGTTCAGTCCTCTCAAGATGAAGAT AGACACTCCAATGCCTCCCAGTCACTGTGTGAAATAATCAGACTGAGCAGAGACCAGATGTTCCAGGTACAGGGCTGCTCGGAGACTGACCCACTTCTGGCCACACTTGAAaa GCGGGAGACTGTGGAGCAGCTTCTGTCTAATATCTTTGACAGGGAGAAAAATGACTCTGCAATTGTCAGTGTTATCCAGATCCTACTGACCTTGTTTGAGACAAGGAGACCAGC GTTTGAAGGTCATATGGAGTGCCCTCCTGGGATGTCCCACCCTTCATTCTCAGTCAATCACAGCATTCTGGAAGCTGTGAGACCACGACTAAAAGATTTTCACCAGCTGCTACTCGAACCCCCAAAG AATGTGATGAAGACAACATGGGGGGTGCTGGACCCGCCAGTGGGTAACACCAGGCTCAATGTTGTCAGACTAGTTGCTAGTCTGTtgcagagcaacacacacagcattaacACAGAACTCATAAACCTCAACACACTGGGAGTCATACTA GATATGTATTTCAAATACATCTGGAACAACTTCCTCCACATTCAGGTGGAAATCTGCACAGCTATGATTCTGGCTATGCCACCTGCTCCCACAGACTTTCAGCCAGACACTGAACAGGAACATGCAAGAGAAAGCATCCTTATCAAACAT CTGTTTCAAAAGTGCCGGTTTATTCAGAGAATCTTAGATGCCTGGAGCTCCAATGAGAAAGAACA GGCAGAAGGTGGTCGGCGGCGAGGATACATGGGTCACCTCACCCGAATAGCAAACTCTATAGTACATAACTGTGACAAAGGCCCTAATGGACTACAGATACAACAGCTCCTCTCTG AGCTTCCTGCAGAGGATAGAGAGAAATGGGAAGCATTTATTGCTGGACAGTTGgctgacacaaacaaaagaaacactgtTGACTTG GTGAATACACACCACATCCACTCTTCCAGTGATGATGAGGTGGACTTTAAAGACAGTGGCTTTCACCAGGACTCCTCTCTTCAACAA GCCTTTTCTGATTATCAGATGCAACAAATGACGTCCAATTTTATTGAGCAGTTCGGCTTCAATGATGAAGAGTTTGCTGATCAGGACGATGTGGTGGA TATTCCCTTTGATAGAATATCAGACATCAGTTTTTCACTGAATACAAATGAGAGT GCAAACATAGCTTTGTTTGAGGCACGCTGTAAGGAGAAAATTCAGCAGTTTGAAGATGCTGGCTCAGATGAGGAGGACATCTGGGATGAAAAAGATGTTACCTTTGCACCAGAGGCCCAGAGACGTCCAAG GAGTTCAGGCAGCACAGACAGTGAGGAGAGCACTGActcggaggaggaggacgcaaaAAGAGATCCATTTGAAACTTCTAACCCCAGCACTGATGACAGAATGGAGGTTGACACAG GGCCAGTGTGGACAGCCAACTTTGATGACATCCCAATGGACACGGGTATGTCTACAGCTCTGGCCCCCAGCCCAAACAATGCTATGTCCTCTCCTttgtcctcttcatcctcttccacTGAAGGCGTCCCAGAGGCAGCATGGAGGACCTCTCCTGCTGCTACCTCCAACCCTGAAACAGGCTGGGCTGATTTCTCTAGCTTTAGCCCGGTCAG CACCAAAGACCCCTTGAGGTGCAACTCTCccattgccatggaaaccagcatAGAAACAATGGACCCTCTGGGGGTCAATGCCCCCATACAACCTGAAG ACTGTGATGGTTGGTTGGGCACTGGTGTGGCTTCTCCCTCCACCACCTCTCCCAAGGATTCTGGGCGATCTAAAGCAGAGGACATGACCTGCTCTGAGCAGCGCAGCATCACGGAGACAGTCATCAATGGTTCCATGAAAGAAACTGTCAGTCTAACAGTTGATGCCAAGACTGAGACTGCTGTTTTTAAGAG
- the ppp6r3 gene encoding serine/threonine-protein phosphatase 6 regulatory subunit 3 isoform X1, with translation MFWKFDLHTTSHIDTLLEKDDVTLNEVMDEDDVLQECKAQNHKLVDFLLRPQCIEDLVTFITQEPSTDVEEKVKYKYPNISCELLTSDVSQINDRLGEDEKLLMKLYGFLQNEPPLNPLLASFFSKVLSILIGRKPEQIVDFLRKQDDFVDLMIKHIGTSAIMDLLLRMLTCIEPQQLRQDVLIWLNEEKVIQRLVDMVQSSQDEDRHSNASQSLCEIIRLSRDQMFQVQGCSETDPLLATLEKRETVEQLLSNIFDREKNDSAIVSVIQILLTLFETRRPAFEGHMECPPGMSHPSFSVNHSILEAVRPRLKDFHQLLLEPPKKNVMKTTWGVLDPPVGNTRLNVVRLVASLLQSNTHSINTELINLNTLGVILDMYFKYIWNNFLHIQVEICTAMILAMPPAPTDFQPDTEQEHARESILIKHLFQKCRFIQRILDAWSSNEKEQAEGGRRRGYMGHLTRIANSIVHNCDKGPNGLQIQQLLSELPAEDREKWEAFIAGQLADTNKRNTVDLVNTHHIHSSSDDEVDFKDSGFHQDSSLQQAFSDYQMQQMTSNFIEQFGFNDEEFADQDDVVDIPFDRISDISFSLNTNESANIALFEARCKEKIQQFEDAGSDEEDIWDEKDVTFAPEAQRRPRSSGSTDSEESTDSEEEDAKRDPFETSNPSTDDRMEVDTGPVWTANFDDIPMDTGMSTALAPSPNNAMSSPLSSSSSSTEGVPEAAWRTSPAATSNPETGWADFSSFSPVSTKDPLRCNSPIAMETSIETMDPLGVNAPIQPEDCDGWLGTGVASPSTTSPKDSGRSKAEDMTCSEQRSITETVINGSMKETVSLTVDAKTETAVFKSDEEKIASPEKYSVLECVDSERTGINTSATACCPQTGEKCQSTVELPNGPLEEMSSIEEAKQEQTAVLEPTVNGPA, from the exons ATGTTTTGGAAATTTGACCTCCACACCACATCCCACATTGACACACTGCTAGAGAAGGACGATGTGACACTTAATGAGGTTATGGATGAGGATGACGTCCTGCAGGAGTGCAAGGCTCAGAACCACAAATTGGTCGACTTCCTGCTGAGACCGCAGTGCATCGAGGATCTGGTGACCTTCATTACACAGGAACCCAGTACCGATGTTGAAGAGAAGGTTAAATACAA GTACCCCAACATATCATGTGAGCTGCTTACATCAGATGTGAGCCAGATCAATGACAGATTGGGAGAAGATGAAAAACTGCTGATGAAACTTTATGGTTTCCTGCAGAATGAGCCACCTCTGAACCCGCTCTTAGCTAGCTTCTTCTCCAAAGTCCTGTCTATTCTTATCGGGCGCAAGCCTGAACAG ATTGTGGACTTTCTGCGGAAACAGGATGACTTTGTAGATTTGATGATCAAACACATTGGGACATCTGCCATCATGGACCTTTTGCTCAGAATGCTCACCTGCATTGAACCACAGCAGCTAAGACAAGATGTTCTCATT TGGCTGAATGAGGAGAAGGTCATTCAGAGACTGGTAGATATGGTTCAGTCCTCTCAAGATGAAGAT AGACACTCCAATGCCTCCCAGTCACTGTGTGAAATAATCAGACTGAGCAGAGACCAGATGTTCCAGGTACAGGGCTGCTCGGAGACTGACCCACTTCTGGCCACACTTGAAaa GCGGGAGACTGTGGAGCAGCTTCTGTCTAATATCTTTGACAGGGAGAAAAATGACTCTGCAATTGTCAGTGTTATCCAGATCCTACTGACCTTGTTTGAGACAAGGAGACCAGC GTTTGAAGGTCATATGGAGTGCCCTCCTGGGATGTCCCACCCTTCATTCTCAGTCAATCACAGCATTCTGGAAGCTGTGAGACCACGACTAAAAGATTTTCACCAGCTGCTACTCGAACCCCCAAAG AAGAATGTGATGAAGACAACATGGGGGGTGCTGGACCCGCCAGTGGGTAACACCAGGCTCAATGTTGTCAGACTAGTTGCTAGTCTGTtgcagagcaacacacacagcattaacACAGAACTCATAAACCTCAACACACTGGGAGTCATACTA GATATGTATTTCAAATACATCTGGAACAACTTCCTCCACATTCAGGTGGAAATCTGCACAGCTATGATTCTGGCTATGCCACCTGCTCCCACAGACTTTCAGCCAGACACTGAACAGGAACATGCAAGAGAAAGCATCCTTATCAAACAT CTGTTTCAAAAGTGCCGGTTTATTCAGAGAATCTTAGATGCCTGGAGCTCCAATGAGAAAGAACA GGCAGAAGGTGGTCGGCGGCGAGGATACATGGGTCACCTCACCCGAATAGCAAACTCTATAGTACATAACTGTGACAAAGGCCCTAATGGACTACAGATACAACAGCTCCTCTCTG AGCTTCCTGCAGAGGATAGAGAGAAATGGGAAGCATTTATTGCTGGACAGTTGgctgacacaaacaaaagaaacactgtTGACTTG GTGAATACACACCACATCCACTCTTCCAGTGATGATGAGGTGGACTTTAAAGACAGTGGCTTTCACCAGGACTCCTCTCTTCAACAA GCCTTTTCTGATTATCAGATGCAACAAATGACGTCCAATTTTATTGAGCAGTTCGGCTTCAATGATGAAGAGTTTGCTGATCAGGACGATGTGGTGGA TATTCCCTTTGATAGAATATCAGACATCAGTTTTTCACTGAATACAAATGAGAGT GCAAACATAGCTTTGTTTGAGGCACGCTGTAAGGAGAAAATTCAGCAGTTTGAAGATGCTGGCTCAGATGAGGAGGACATCTGGGATGAAAAAGATGTTACCTTTGCACCAGAGGCCCAGAGACGTCCAAG GAGTTCAGGCAGCACAGACAGTGAGGAGAGCACTGActcggaggaggaggacgcaaaAAGAGATCCATTTGAAACTTCTAACCCCAGCACTGATGACAGAATGGAGGTTGACACAG GGCCAGTGTGGACAGCCAACTTTGATGACATCCCAATGGACACGGGTATGTCTACAGCTCTGGCCCCCAGCCCAAACAATGCTATGTCCTCTCCTttgtcctcttcatcctcttccacTGAAGGCGTCCCAGAGGCAGCATGGAGGACCTCTCCTGCTGCTACCTCCAACCCTGAAACAGGCTGGGCTGATTTCTCTAGCTTTAGCCCGGTCAG CACCAAAGACCCCTTGAGGTGCAACTCTCccattgccatggaaaccagcatAGAAACAATGGACCCTCTGGGGGTCAATGCCCCCATACAACCTGAAG ACTGTGATGGTTGGTTGGGCACTGGTGTGGCTTCTCCCTCCACCACCTCTCCCAAGGATTCTGGGCGATCTAAAGCAGAGGACATGACCTGCTCTGAGCAGCGCAGCATCACGGAGACAGTCATCAATGGTTCCATGAAAGAAACTGTCAGTCTAACAGTTGATGCCAAGACTGAGACTGCTGTTTTTAAGAG
- the ppp6r3 gene encoding serine/threonine-protein phosphatase 6 regulatory subunit 3 isoform X4 — MLKRRLNTSTPTYHNEPPLNPLLASFFSKVLSILIGRKPEQIVDFLRKQDDFVDLMIKHIGTSAIMDLLLRMLTCIEPQQLRQDVLIWLNEEKVIQRLVDMVQSSQDEDRHSNASQSLCEIIRLSRDQMFQVQGCSETDPLLATLEKRETVEQLLSNIFDREKNDSAIVSVIQILLTLFETRRPAFEGHMECPPGMSHPSFSVNHSILEAVRPRLKDFHQLLLEPPKKNVMKTTWGVLDPPVGNTRLNVVRLVASLLQSNTHSINTELINLNTLGVILDMYFKYIWNNFLHIQVEICTAMILAMPPAPTDFQPDTEQEHARESILIKHLFQKCRFIQRILDAWSSNEKEQAEGGRRRGYMGHLTRIANSIVHNCDKGPNGLQIQQLLSELPAEDREKWEAFIAGQLADTNKRNTVDLVNTHHIHSSSDDEVDFKDSGFHQDSSLQQAFSDYQMQQMTSNFIEQFGFNDEEFADQDDVVDIPFDRISDISFSLNTNESANIALFEARCKEKIQQFEDAGSDEEDIWDEKDVTFAPEAQRRPRSSGSTDSEESTDSEEEDAKRDPFETSNPSTDDRMEVDTGPVWTANFDDIPMDTGMSTALAPSPNNAMSSPLSSSSSSTEGVPEAAWRTSPAATSNPETGWADFSSFSPVSTKDPLRCNSPIAMETSIETMDPLGVNAPIQPEDCDGWLGTGVASPSTTSPKDSGRSKAEDMTCSEQRSITETVINGSMKETVSLTVDAKTETAVFKSDEEKIASPEKYSVLECVDSERTGINTSATACCPQTGEKCQSTVELPNGPLEEMSSIEEAKQEQTAVLEPTVNGPA, encoded by the exons ATGTTGAAGAGAAGGTTAAATACAA GTACCCCAACATATCAT AATGAGCCACCTCTGAACCCGCTCTTAGCTAGCTTCTTCTCCAAAGTCCTGTCTATTCTTATCGGGCGCAAGCCTGAACAG ATTGTGGACTTTCTGCGGAAACAGGATGACTTTGTAGATTTGATGATCAAACACATTGGGACATCTGCCATCATGGACCTTTTGCTCAGAATGCTCACCTGCATTGAACCACAGCAGCTAAGACAAGATGTTCTCATT TGGCTGAATGAGGAGAAGGTCATTCAGAGACTGGTAGATATGGTTCAGTCCTCTCAAGATGAAGAT AGACACTCCAATGCCTCCCAGTCACTGTGTGAAATAATCAGACTGAGCAGAGACCAGATGTTCCAGGTACAGGGCTGCTCGGAGACTGACCCACTTCTGGCCACACTTGAAaa GCGGGAGACTGTGGAGCAGCTTCTGTCTAATATCTTTGACAGGGAGAAAAATGACTCTGCAATTGTCAGTGTTATCCAGATCCTACTGACCTTGTTTGAGACAAGGAGACCAGC GTTTGAAGGTCATATGGAGTGCCCTCCTGGGATGTCCCACCCTTCATTCTCAGTCAATCACAGCATTCTGGAAGCTGTGAGACCACGACTAAAAGATTTTCACCAGCTGCTACTCGAACCCCCAAAG AAGAATGTGATGAAGACAACATGGGGGGTGCTGGACCCGCCAGTGGGTAACACCAGGCTCAATGTTGTCAGACTAGTTGCTAGTCTGTtgcagagcaacacacacagcattaacACAGAACTCATAAACCTCAACACACTGGGAGTCATACTA GATATGTATTTCAAATACATCTGGAACAACTTCCTCCACATTCAGGTGGAAATCTGCACAGCTATGATTCTGGCTATGCCACCTGCTCCCACAGACTTTCAGCCAGACACTGAACAGGAACATGCAAGAGAAAGCATCCTTATCAAACAT CTGTTTCAAAAGTGCCGGTTTATTCAGAGAATCTTAGATGCCTGGAGCTCCAATGAGAAAGAACA GGCAGAAGGTGGTCGGCGGCGAGGATACATGGGTCACCTCACCCGAATAGCAAACTCTATAGTACATAACTGTGACAAAGGCCCTAATGGACTACAGATACAACAGCTCCTCTCTG AGCTTCCTGCAGAGGATAGAGAGAAATGGGAAGCATTTATTGCTGGACAGTTGgctgacacaaacaaaagaaacactgtTGACTTG GTGAATACACACCACATCCACTCTTCCAGTGATGATGAGGTGGACTTTAAAGACAGTGGCTTTCACCAGGACTCCTCTCTTCAACAA GCCTTTTCTGATTATCAGATGCAACAAATGACGTCCAATTTTATTGAGCAGTTCGGCTTCAATGATGAAGAGTTTGCTGATCAGGACGATGTGGTGGA TATTCCCTTTGATAGAATATCAGACATCAGTTTTTCACTGAATACAAATGAGAGT GCAAACATAGCTTTGTTTGAGGCACGCTGTAAGGAGAAAATTCAGCAGTTTGAAGATGCTGGCTCAGATGAGGAGGACATCTGGGATGAAAAAGATGTTACCTTTGCACCAGAGGCCCAGAGACGTCCAAG GAGTTCAGGCAGCACAGACAGTGAGGAGAGCACTGActcggaggaggaggacgcaaaAAGAGATCCATTTGAAACTTCTAACCCCAGCACTGATGACAGAATGGAGGTTGACACAG GGCCAGTGTGGACAGCCAACTTTGATGACATCCCAATGGACACGGGTATGTCTACAGCTCTGGCCCCCAGCCCAAACAATGCTATGTCCTCTCCTttgtcctcttcatcctcttccacTGAAGGCGTCCCAGAGGCAGCATGGAGGACCTCTCCTGCTGCTACCTCCAACCCTGAAACAGGCTGGGCTGATTTCTCTAGCTTTAGCCCGGTCAG CACCAAAGACCCCTTGAGGTGCAACTCTCccattgccatggaaaccagcatAGAAACAATGGACCCTCTGGGGGTCAATGCCCCCATACAACCTGAAG ACTGTGATGGTTGGTTGGGCACTGGTGTGGCTTCTCCCTCCACCACCTCTCCCAAGGATTCTGGGCGATCTAAAGCAGAGGACATGACCTGCTCTGAGCAGCGCAGCATCACGGAGACAGTCATCAATGGTTCCATGAAAGAAACTGTCAGTCTAACAGTTGATGCCAAGACTGAGACTGCTGTTTTTAAGAG